The genomic window ctattTTCCACACTCTGACATACAAACGTCTTACCAATAAGTTAAGAGTAGTTATTACTTTTTGCTCACTAAGTCCAGTCAGCATAATATCATCAATGTAATGAACCAGTGTGATGTCTTGTGGAATGGAAAGGCAAGCAAAGTCCACACAGACTCAATAATGATACAAGGCAGGAAAGTTATATACCtatgaggtaggacagtaaaggtagaCTGCTGGCATTGTCAGCTGAAGCAAAACAACTTCTGGTGATATTTACTATAAAGTACTTGGGGGGTAAAAGCACTTGTTCAAGCAATAAAGTCACATCTGAAATAACAGCTGCAATTGGAATCACCACTGGCTAAGTTTACATCCTAAGTCCATGCAGTCCTGGTGGCTTCCacttggcctttcccaccataatagccctcactcCACAGGTCAGGGGACCAATGTGGGAATTCTGCCAGTTGCTGAGTATCTCTTCCAACTGTGCCTTCTGGAACAGGGGAAATAACAATATCGATCCAGAGACATGCTGGACACACTGTGAGATGTCTAAAACTCACCTGACCTCCATAAGACAAAACTCTGACTGGTGGATCACAGTGAAATTTTGGGTCCTGAAAATTTTGGATCCTGTCAGTTCAGAGATAGTGTCCATTAATCcccacaaaatataattttttccttttcccaaatGCACAGTCACCTAGTAAATGGCTTTAGTCTCCTGTGggaaagataagagaaaaattaacagCACAAATTTTTGGCAGTAAAATCCTTCATCAAGGAgacccagcctccccttcatCCAAAGGGTTCTGGGTCTACAAACTGaatcaagtctggaaattgattgagtgGCTGCAGCTCTCTATTTTGATGACTCAAGTTAAACTTCTGTATACTTGACCTAAAATTCTTCCACATATAcactaaaatttaataaaatttcataGTCTGCCCATGTATTTCTCTTTTAGAGACGCCACAATCAAGTAGCTAATGTTAGATGGTTGGGTCTCTGCAAGTTAGAATATTCTTATTACTGATTTGATTATGGTAACCACATCCACCCTGTCTCTGGCAATTAAGTGTCACCACTTGACTCCTGTCACCCTAGGACTCAATTATCCCCATTTCAGTGGCAGAAGTAGCCACTGTAATTTCCAGCTTACAAAGAAAAGTGAACACAGAGTTCTTCAAGGATGCTGGGCCTTCTCGACAAATTCAATCCTCATAAATTTGGTGAAAGATGTGTCCTCTAGTCCTCTTGCTCTTGATGGATAAGCAAGTTTGACATAATGAATCCACCCTAACATTCCAATCCAGTATATATAACCTCATCTGCAATATATGAAGGCAGTGCTagaatttcaatttcatttagtgtGGGCCAATTTTTGGTTCATGTTTCAGCCAACCAGCCAATCAAACTATTAAAGCTCTTTCTAATACTTTGAGGTGCAACATTGAATCCAGAATCTCTGTTTAGTAAATCCATATCAGTAAATTCAGGCTGACCcaactgtattttctttccaCCATTATCTTACAGCTTTAATATCCATTGCCACACATATTCCCCAAATTTCTATCAGTATAAATTGGAAAAATCATGTGGTTCTTTTGGTGTGTAACATTACTCTTCATGGGTCACAGTTTGTACCCAACCCATTGGGAACAACTGGGACTTAATTAAGTCTATGTATATGCCTAAAATCAAAAAGGGGTATCTGGAATAAGTTTTGAGAATAATCAGCAGTATCTTGCAAGGAAATTACCTCCAGGAAAACCATTACAGATTCCTTAGGAAAATCAGGTTTAACTTATTCAGACAGGGGTGGGAAGACTGCTTCTATTGGTGAGAAAGATTCAGCAGAATATAGGAGTTTGAAGACCCCAGCCAACTTCATCAGCATCTCCCTATATACCCCTATTCGAATTTTCAGGATCCCATTCCTAACCAATCAATGCCCGCAATTTAACAGAAGACACTTTGCAAAGCTGCAAATTCAGTTTGCATTGTAATTTAGCCACTCGCAAATTCAGTTTGCATTGTAATTTAGCCACTCCCAAATTCAGTTTGCATTGTAATTTAGCCACTCGCAGAATGAAACTCTGGGTTTAGTTTTCAGAAATCTTAGTCCTACAGATACTGGAGATAAGGGTTTCCTTAAGGACAGACATTAAAACTTTCAGTTCCTTAAGGAAGGGCTTGAGCTGAGAATGTGAAGCTCTGAGatcatccttttctttccccactttCACCAGTGCAGTTAGGAGCAACTAGTCAACTGTATTATACTAGTTAAACTAATATGTTTTAAGGTATCAAATACATGGTCAGGCAGGACATTGCCTTTCATAAGCATGTGTTTAAGAGTAACCaatgataatattttacatatctaCTGCCACATCACAGCATGGTCTATTAGTACCCTCTTTACCACTGGAAATACAGTCATTTGTTCCTTTAAATATAATCAGATTAGAGAACCATTCCAAAAAACTCAAACTCAATTAATAAAACTCAATCTTTAAGACTCTATTTCTCTGGAATAACTCTTGCTACCAAAATATATATAGGTCAGAGTCCTGCagggaaacagaaccagtaggatggTGTTTTTTCTCTCTAACATCTAACTATCTATCTGGCATATTTCAAGGAATTGGCTGCTAGAATTGTGGGGGCTGACAAGACCAACATCTGTATGGCAGGCCAGTAAGCTAGAAACTCTCAGGCAGGAGCTCATGTCACAGTTTTGAGATAGAACTTTTTCTTTTAGGGGGAAATCCTGTGTTAAGGCAATTCAACTGCTTGGatgagattcatccacattaCAAAGGATAACTACTTTATTTAAAGTGAACTGATTGCAAATGTTAATAATCTTCACAAGTtatcttcacagcaacatctagatgAGCACTTGATTAAATGATTGGGTATTGTAGTCCAGACAAATGGACATGacaaattaaccatcacacatggATACTGTCTTCTTTACTTCATTCAGAGTATCATTCTTAAGAAACACTTTATAaagcaaaactaataaaataagtAATCTCTAGTTCTAATTATCTTGAATGTTTTGTCAAACCAAATAAGATGCTGCAAAATAGGCATTTTCAATATTCCATTCATTACAGAATATAAATTTGtccaaataaaaacagaagctcatcaaaatagatatatatatatatatttgagaaaatttcactcttgttgcccaggctggaggacagtggtatgatctcaactagctgcaacctccgcctcccagattcaagcaattctcctgcttcagcctcccaaggacctggggttacaagcgtgcgccaccacgcccagctaattttgtatttttaatagagaccaggtttcaccatgttggtcagactggtctcgaactcctgaccttaagtgatccacgcacctcagcctcccaaggtgctgggattacaggcgtgagccaccatgcccggcccaaaaatAATTCTTCTTACAAGttcacatttaaaaacacaattataaaatttctaatttaaatctTATACAGTGTTTTATTCTCATAGTATATATTCACTTCCTCACTTTTGTAGTGACAATTTCAATGGCTTCtaatacaaattttgtttttaataattgaaaTTTGTTAAAAGCTTCAAAACTTTAAGTTTGGTTGGAATTCTATCCAATAAACACTTCGATTAAAGATCCACAACTGATTTTGAACaaattgcaacaaaaatgaaTAGAGGACTCATTTACAAACTAGTTTAATACATTGTAAGGCACTAGATTGATTGTTAGTCTTCCTTCAAAGACAAGCATTTGTAAAATGTGACTGACTTTGGACAACAAACTAAAGTGCACACTTTCAtgcttcatctttttttgttttttgttttgttttcagacaaagtctcactctgtcacccaggttgccatgcagtggcacaatcttggttcactgcaacctctgcctcccggattcaagcaattctcctgtctcagcctcctgagtagctgggactacaagcatgcgccaccatgtccagttaattttttgtatttttagtaaagagagggtttcaccatgttagccaggttgctctcaaactcctgacctcaagtaattcacctgccttggcctcccaaagtgctgggattacaggtgtgagccactgggcctggccatgcttcatcattttttaattcaacattGATTTAATCACCAAATATTTCTCCTTCAATTACTTTAGATATTTTATTAGCtcatcttcctccttcttcatGCTATTCCTCAGACATAAACTTTGATTATTCACTTATATTAACAAAAAAGGGGTATTTTGCTTAATATGGGTTATTGACAAGATTCCAATGCAATTGTTAACTCTGTCTTCTGCAGCCAAAACTGGCTTCTTCTGTTGTCCTGGCAAACCATctcatttaaatttgttttggatgccttattttaaatgaagtattATTATCGATAGTTGAATTAAAATAAGCATGGACTGGTTTGATGtacttctgcttttttctttcagatactGCCATAGTCAGATCTACCGATGTGGATGACACAAGTGCACTGAATAGAATTTTAACACTGGCTAATCCTGAAGTACACCCACTGACAAACCACCTTTCTTCCAGCTCCTTTTCAAACACTATGTAATTAACACCTCTCTTTCAATGTCAACAGGTAGAGTGCTGACTAAGTAAAATAAAGTGTGCTCAGATATGAGTGTTAGGGATGGCTATATCTTCATGGGTTATCCAGTAGTAAAGCCAAACtgatcattttaataaataagccACAACATTTTAGTGGCTTATCACAATACAAATATATCGCTCACTCATGTAACAGTCACTACAGATGTTCCTGGTCAGTGACTAGGTATCTTGCCCAGAATGCTTCAGGAACCCAGGTTCCTGCCAGCTTATATACCACAGTTCAAGTAGGTTCCTCTGTCACCTATGTCTAGATGATGGGATGAGACCGAGCAATTATTAAAGGTCTTGGTCTGGAAGTAACACCCATCACTTCCACTTACATTCTGTAGCTGATTACTGCTCACAAGGCCACACAAGGGAACAAAGGGGACTCGACAATGTAATCCTTGATTGCACAGCCATATTTCAATTACAATTCCATATTATGATGGAAACGGTAGCACAGTTTTTAGTTGACAACAATCACTTAATGTCATTGATTCTTAACTGCttacattaaactaaaataaattccagatggattaatatttaaatttttataaagcagataattattgtattagtccattagTGCggttataacaaaatatctgagatcCTGTTTacaaacaacaggaatttatttctcacagttctggatgggggaagtccaaaatcaagatgttggcaggtttggtgtctggagGGCCCAGTCTTTGCTTCCAAGTTGGTGCCATGTGGCTGCACCCTCTGGAGGAAAGGAAGCCTATGTCCTCACCCGGTGAAAGAGTGGAAGGGCAAAAAGGCCTAGCTAGTTATctccagcccttttataaggtcactaatcccattcacaagagGTCTACcatcatgacttaatcacctctaaAGGCTATCACATTGGGGTTTGGGTTCCAACctttgaattttggagggacacattcattcaaaccacagcaattataatcacaaaaaaagaaaaatttattatgACAAAAAATGGGATTCATGAAAGAAAAGTATTCATtaactaaattacaaaaataagccatggcaataagaaaaatgaggggaaaggggaggctTGCAACTCTGACCACAAGAAAAGTGGTCATTTCTTGAACAtacaaatcaagaagaaaatcctaaaatccAATAGGAAAACTATTGAATGGAATAGGCATGCAAAAGATATGATAGTTCACTCAAAAGGGAAAGATAAGGATACTAAGTAGTACGTTCAAAGTTAAACCAAAGTAAGATACCACTGGCACAAACCACTTTGCTGACATTGTAGGATAGGCTATGGCAAGTTGGTATATTGCTTATGAGGGTATAAATCAATACAACTTCTTTGGATTTTAATTTCTCAATAgctctaaaaatttaaaagaacctATCCTTTGGCCTAGTGAATCCactctaaaaaattatttctcacagataCGGTTCTTATGTACaggtttaaaaaatgatatttatttactgagcactgtTTATAAAAGCAAATGACTAAACAATGTATGGGTCCATCAATAAGATTCTAGCTAAATTATATTTCATCCATACATTGGAAAAGCATAGAGCAGttcaaaaaaataagataaatccaTATGCACTGACATGTTCAAATCTTCTGCCACTGTAGATGAAAAATGTAATCTACATAACACGAATAGTGCAGTAGTATTTATGAAAAAGGTATATCTGCTATATCTTTGatatgcatgtatatgcataGAAAGGGTTGGTAAGGATGCAGACCCACTTTTTAACACTTCTTTCAAGAGGAATGGGAGTgcaagattttgattttttttcccacttttcatTCTATGCATTTACTTCTTTTTACTAGGagaatgtatgtatatgttacaCTTGcggacagaaaataaaaataataactaagtCAAGTGCGTCAGGTTCACAAAAGTCTTACCCGAAACTGCTACTGGGTGAACGTCAAGAAAGGTAAAATCTGTCACTCAGGACACGTGGAATTTCTGTACCATTTGTGTGCGTGGAAGAAACACCCAAATTCTCCCAATAAATTGCGAGTCCGGCTGGAGCCAAACTCCCCTAGAATTCCTCCAGGAAACCGTTGGGTGGGGCCAGGAAAGCGTTGGGTGGGGCCAGGAAACCGTCTGGTGGGATCTCCGCAGCTACTTTTCACCTGCTGTCCCTCCTGCGCTTCCTTAGAGGAAGAATCAATGCCTTGGGTGGAGCCCGAGCCCAGGCCGAGCCCAGAGCAGAAGCCCAAGCTCACCAAGCAGGACTCGGCGACCGGGCCGGAGTGGTACCAGAAATCTGAGGAATCGGAGTCGGAGGGCAACCAGCCACCCCTGGGACCCCTGGCATCCCCGAGACCCCCCGAAACCCCAGGACCCCCAGCATTGGAGCGGGACGATGCACCCCTGCCAGAGGGGGACGATGCATCCCCCCCGGCCTTCGGTGCTGGATGATGCACCCCGCCTGCGGTTGGAGCTGGACCATGCACCCCTTCCAGAGGAGGAAACTCCCGAACCCAGGGCCATCTGCAGGCACCGGCACCGCTGTCACACCGACTGCCTAGAGGCGCCGCTGTCCCGCGCCTTCCAGTGGCTGGGGTGGCAGGTGGGCGCGCACCCCTGGATCTTCCTGCTGACGCCCTTGATGCTGACAGCGGCGCTGGGCACCGGCTTCCTGTACCTACtcgaagaggaagaggaagacctAGAGGAGCAGTACACCCCGGTGGGGGGCCCGGCCAAGGCGGAGCGGCGCTTCGTGCAGGGCCATTTCACCACCACCGACTCCTACCGCTTCTCCGCCTCCAGGAGGAGCACCGAAGCCAATTTCGCCTCGCTTCTGGTGGTCTCCTACAGCGACTCACTGCTGTACCCGGCCACCTTTGCAGAAGTCAGCAAACTGGACGGCGCGGTGCAGGATCTGCGTGTGGCGCAGGAAGACGGAAGCCAGATCCAGTACCAGCAGGTGTGCGCGAGGTACAGGGCGCTCTGCGTGCGCCCCAACCCGCTCCTGCACGCCTGGCAGGTGGACAAAACGCTCAACCTGAGCAGCATCTCCTTCCCCATCTACAACCACGGCGGGCATCCCCTCTACCTGACCGGCTTCTTTGGAGGACGCATCTTGGGGGGCAGCCTAGGAATGGGCCACTTACTCCTGCGGGCCAAAGCCCTGCGGCTGCTGTACTACCTGAAGACCGAGGACCCTGAGGACAGCGTGCAGAGCAAGCAGTGGCTCACCCATTTCCTCAACCAATTTACCAACATTACGAACACCTTGGCCTTGAAGAAAATTGAGGTACCTGGTGGTTTGGGTTTACAGGGAGGccaggagaaggtcagagggaCGAGGAAGACTTGCTCCCCAGAACCCTAACAAAAGCACCTCCTGACTACTTTATGGAGCCCTTGCCTCTAGGCTGGGTGTGCTCTACCATATTTGGTACTCAATCCAATTTTCTTAACACCGACGGATGCCAGAAATCGTGAATCGTGAGTAACATTCTAGTCGATAACATTGGGTGGTTATCGTCCAACCAATGGGCCTGTTCGGTACAGACATTGATCTTCATGTTTAATTTTGGGGTTTGGTTTCTAATCATATTACAGTATTCtgaaattctacttttagttaaaTTCTTCACTGGTTTGGGGGAGCCCCTAAAACTTGCTTGGAGCTCATtgggattaaaaaacaaaccgtCTTGTAAGTAAAAGTTCTGTAGTGTTAAGAAGATAACTAGCTTAGCATTTTTCAAGTTAGATACATACAAAGCAGCCCCTGGCTTAGTGTGAGGTACATAGTAGCTGTTCAGTTATTGGTGGATCTGCAACTCTATTAATAAAGATGTATAAATAAGCCTAGTGAAAGAGACACCTGCTGGAAAGAGCTTTCAAAGGCCAGGACCTCCTGAAATATTTATGCAATTGAAATAGTAAAAgacaccaacctaatacaaatTTAGAAAAAGTTGCTAATTTCTGCAGCTATTAATGAGAACAAGATTAAACAGTTTCAGGctaggcgtggcggctcacacctgtaatcccagcattttgggacaccaaggcaggtagactgcttgagtccaggggttcaagactagctgGGGCAACCTggcaaaaaaaatataaaagttagccagtcgtagtggcacacacctgtagtcccagctatttgtaaggccaaggcaggaggatcacttgagcccaggaggttgagggccctgtctcaaaaaaaaaaaaaagatttcaaagttttatataaaattcagatTTTGTTTATTCAGGAGTTTTATTTAAACTTTGAATTTGCAAGAAACTTGAGGAATCTATAGATGTGTGGAAAGAAGCAAATTGACATTGTTTTCTCTATTCTGAAGTCATAATccatgtatttttatcttttgctgAATTTTAACATATTGTTTCATCACTAAAATAAAGTGTTTCAATAGTTTTTGTAACTCACACACAAATATTgtaattaaaagttatttatctgagtatatttttgTGGCAGGTGGTCCACTTTACATCACTTTCCAGACAACTGGAATTTCAGGCAACTTCTATGACTGTGATCCCTGTGTTTCACCTGGCACACGTCTCATCATTCTGTTTGCAGTCACGTCATGCTTTAGGTAAAAAGCTTTGATTAGTTTTTAAATCTCTTACtttatgaaaaatactttattatggtaaaatattataatatatatgacatatgtgCTATTCTAGCCATtcttaagtgtacaattcagtggcattaattacatccACACTGGCGTGCAACCATCACAACtatctgttttcaaatattttacatcatCCCAAACAGGAACTCTGTTACCATTTTGCAATAAattccccatcaccaccaccaccacccccacccagtGCCAGTTAACCTTTAATCTACTTTGTCTCTGTGAATTTTCCTAAAGGTTTCATATAGTGGAATCATAtaattgtctttttgtgactggctcatttcactaggcatagtattttcaaggttcatccttgtagcatgtatcagaacccCATTGcgttttatagctgaataatactGATTCCTTCAGCTTCGTTCTTCTTCTTCAAGATTACATAGATCATCGAGACTccttgcaattccatatgaatttaagaaTCAGCTT from Theropithecus gelada isolate Dixy chromosome 9, Tgel_1.0, whole genome shotgun sequence includes these protein-coding regions:
- the PTCHD3 gene encoding LOW QUALITY PROTEIN: patched domain-containing protein 3 (The sequence of the model RefSeq protein was modified relative to this genomic sequence to represent the inferred CDS: inserted 1 base in 1 codon; deleted 1 base in 1 codon; substituted 1 base at 1 genomic stop codon); this encodes MPWVEPEPRPSPEQKPKLTKQDSATGPEWYQKSEESESEGNQPPLGPLASPRPPETPGPPALERDDAPLPEGDDAPPRPSVLDDAPRLRLELDHAPLPEEETPEPRAICRHRHRCHTDCLEAPLSRAFQWLGWQVGAHPWIFLLTPLMLTAALGTGFLYLLEEEEEDLEEQYTPVGGPAKAERRFVQGHFTTTDSYRFSASRRSTEANFASLLVVSYSDSLLYPATFAEVSKLDGAVQDLRVAQEDGSQIQYQQVCARYRALCVRPNPLLHAWQVDKTLNLSSISFPIYNHGGHPLYLTGFFGGRILGGSLGMGHLLLRAKALRLLYYLKTEDPEDSVQSKQWLTHFLNQFTNITNTLALKKIEVVHFTSLSRQLEFQATSMTVIPVFHLAHXLIILFAVTSCFRLDCIRNKMCVAAFGVISAFLAVVSGFGLLLHIGVPFVIIVANSPFLILGVGLDNMFIMISAWHKTRLADDIPERISNVYSKVAVSITITTITNILAFYTGVMSSFRSASFRQQVFLPQPKRKXCYSNYDS